The Methanosarcina barkeri str. Wiesmoor DNA segment CCATGTAGATACCCAAAAATTTACTGCGATAAAATCGTGGCAGAATTAATAATTTGTTAGAAGAGACACACTCCTCTCGGGAAGTGTGTTCTCATTTTATAAAATAACTTCCCGAAATAATAAAATATTTTTCATTGAATTTACTGGTCAGAACATTAAAATTTTTTTAATATTCTTTGAAATTAATGCCTGAATTGAACATTGATATAAAAATGCTTCCCTTCTGAAAACTCTATTATTCAAGAACACTACTTTTTTCAAAGAAATTCAATCGTATAGAAATTTAATCTATATACACTAAGGTAAACGGTATAGAAACCCCTAAGACGACAGTGGAGGGTCTATTAAAAAAGAATATTCTATGATAAAAATACAGAGGGCTTTAAAATAAAAGTGCAAACGAAAAAAATTAAACGGTTAAACCGGTGTGCTTTCTAGCAGTACCTCAATAACTTTTAATCGGAAAAAGAAACATATATATATCGTCAAATAGGTACTAAATTACTTATTTCCCCTAGTGGTGACCTTCTCGATGTATGATAAAAGTAGAACCATATGTGGAAGCGTTGCTATATATTCACATTAATTAAATAATTTACATGGAACAAACTTAGTTAAATATCCATAAATTATGGAAATTGATAATAAGTTACCCCGAAATCCAGTTTATCAGCTGGCAAGTTTTTTGAACTAATTCTCAAAAATGAGCCACGGAAATAATTCAGAAAATTATTGGTGAATATTACATTCATTCCTATCCATTTTTAGAGTGATCAAAATGTGTGGAATAATAGGCTTTATAGACCGAACAAAGTCCAGAATGGACGGGTCGAGCATAAAAGCCGCCCTCAGCCTCATGAATGAAAGAGGCAGTGGAGACGGGGCAGGCTATGCCGCATATGGAATTTATCCGGAATATGCAGACTACTATGCTCTTCATGTTTTCTTTGACGATCTAGGTGAACCAAAAAAGAAGGTAGACGAACTCCTCCAGCAATCGGGAGAAATTGTTCACCAGGAAGAAATCCCGACCACCCCCCAGCCGGGCATAAAGAAAGTACACATTCCATGGAGATATTTCTTTAAGCCCTCAGAAGACCTGATGTCTGGGAAAATGGCTTCTGAAAAAGATGTTGTCACTTACCTAGTCATGGAAGTAAACTCCAATGTAAAAGGAGCTACAATCTTTTCCTCCGGGAAAAATATGGGAGTCTTCAAAGCTTCCGGCTGGCCTGAAGATGTGGCAAACTTTTACAGAATTGAAGATTACAAGGGATATATTTGGCTTGGTCACAACCGTTATCCCACAAACTCTCCGGGTTGGTGGGGAGGCGCCCATCCTTTCAACCTGCTTAACTGGTCAGTAGTGCATAACGGAGAAATTACCTCATATGGCACAAACCAGCGTTATGTTGAAGGATACGGATACAAGTGCTCCCTGTTTACTGATACGGAGGTTGTAGCCTATTTGTTTGACCTGCTTGGAAGACAGCATGGGCTTTCATATGAAATGGTTGTCAAGGCTCTTGCCCCTCCTTTCTGGGACGATATTGATCGGATGCCTGCAAAAGAAGCAGAGTTGAACAAAGCAGTTCGCCTTACTTATGGATCTGCCCTCATGAATGGACCTTTTGCAATCGTAGTCGGGACAGAGAATGGTATTGTTGGTTTTACTGACAGGATTAAACTGCGTCCTCTCGTAGTTGGTGAGAATGGAAACCGGCTTTACATATCCAGCGAAGAATCAGCAATAAGAGTACTTGACCCCGAAGTTAAGAAAGTATACACACCCAGGGCAGGAGAACCAATTATAGGGAGGTTTATTGAATGACTCTTGGAAGTGTGCCCTCAAAATTTAAGGTCAGTATTGACCGTGACCAATGCATGGACTGCGGGCGCTGTATTGAAAACTGTTCTTATGGCGTGTACAGGAGAGAAGGCGACAAAATTCTGATCGAATCCAGAAAATGTACAGGCTGCCTTCGCTGTGTTGCCATGTGCCCAAGGGATGCAATTACGCTTACAGAGAAACCTATAGATTACCGCAGCCACCCCCTCTGGACCAGAGAAGTCAGAGAGGATATTATTAAACAGGCTCGCAGTGGCAAGATTATCCTTTCAGGAATGGGAAACGCCAGGGATTTGCCAGTTGTCTATGACCGCCTTCTCCTTGACGCCTGCCAGGTTACAAACCCGAGCATTGACCCCCTGAGAGAACCAATGGAACTCAGGACTTACATTGGAAAGAAGCCATCCAAACTCAACTTCAGAAAGACCGAAAGTGGTGACGTAGAGCTCGAAACAAAGCTTGCTCCAAATCTTAAGCTTAATACTCCTATTATGATCGGACATATGAGTTTTGGAGCTATTAGCCTTAACGCCCAACTCAGTATGGCAAAAGCCGTAACAGAGCTCGGAACCTATATGGGAACAGGAGAGGGAGGGCTGCACAGAGACCTCTACCCTTACCAGGACCACATGGTTGTCCAGGTTGCTTCAGGCCGTTTCGGTGTAAATATTGATTACCTTGAAAGAGGCGCGGCCATTGAGATCAAGATTGGTCAAGGAGCAAAACCGGGTATAGGTGGACACCTGCCTGGAGAAAAAGTAAATGAGGAAGTCTCAAGGACCCGTATGATCCCTGTTGGCAGTGATGCTATTAGCCCAGCTCCTCACCATGATATTTACAGTATTGAAGATCTTGTTCAGCTTATTAGAAGCCTGAAAGAAGCAACCGAATGGAAGAAACCGGTCTTTGTTAAGATTGCAGCCGTGCATAACGTGGCTCCAATTGCTGCTGGTATCGCCCGCTCCTCTGCAGATGCAGTAGTAATTGACGGATTCCGCGGTGGGACCGGAGCTGCTCCCAAAGTATTCAGAGACAATGTTGGAATTCCAATTGAAGTTGCAATCGCGAGCGTTGATCAGAAACTCAGGGAACAGGGCGTAAGAAACGAGATATCAATTATTGCAAGCGGCGGAATAAGGAGCAGCGCAGACCTTGCAAAGTCAATTGCTCTCGGAGCAGATGCTGTTAATATCGGGACTGCTGCCCTTGTTGCTCTGGGCTGCAGAGTCTGTGGCAATTGTTATAGAAACCTTTGTCCCTGGGGTATTGCTACCCAGCGTCCAGAGCTTGTGAGCAGGCTTGATCCTGAGAGAGGGGCAGTTCAGGTCTCAAATCTTATTAAGGGTTGGACTTACGAACTCAGTGAACTTATGGGTGCTGCAGGAATCAACAGTATAGAAAGCCTGCGTGGCAATAGAGATCGTCTGCGTGGGTATATGCTGGATGAAGAAATGCTTAAAATCCTTGACGTATTGCCAGCAGGAGCCTGATTGATATGAAGACGGTAAAAATTGATGCCAGAGGTATGCACTACACCCCCTTAAACCAGAAAATCAGGGCTGCGGTTGCGGATGGAGCAGAGGAAATCATACTCGACAATATACTCGGGCAGCGCTTTATAGGAGATGGGCTTAGAGGCAATGTCCGCATCATAGTCAATGGGGTTCCAGGAGGAGATCTGGGAATGTTCATGAGCGGGCCGACCTGTATTGTACATGGGAATGCCGAACATGCTCCGGGCAACACAATGGATAAAGGAATGCTCGTGATTCATGGAAGTGCAGGAGATGCAGTTGCCCACAGCATGCGAGGAGGAAAAGTCTTTATAAAGAATAATATTGGCTACCGTGGCGGCATCCACATGAAACAGTACGACGTGGAAGCCAGACCTATTCTTGTTGTAGGTGGCACAGCCCACTCCTTCCTCGGAGAGTATATGGCAGGTGGCCTGGTGCTCGTGCTTGGTATTGGCAAGGATAAAGCCATGACAGATAGGGGTATCGGAAGCGGAATCCACGGTGGAGAAATTATTCTCCGTGGGGAAGTGGACGATTTCTTACTTGGAGTAGGAGCCAAGAAATTCAAGTTTACCGAAAGTGATCTTGAACGTATTGCCCCAACTATAAAGAATTTCTGCGAGCAGTTCGGATATGATCCTGCGGAGTTCCTGGACACCAACTACACAAAGATCGGACCTGCAAGCAGCCGGCCTTTCGCAAGCAAATATGTATGGGAGTGATCAGAAATGGCAGAACAGAAACCAATTAGCAAAAGTTACCTTGACCTTAAGTCGAAAGTCTGGGACGAAGGTCTTTGCTCAGGCTGCGGGGCCTGCATTGCAGTCTGCCCTGCTGATGCTCTATACTTCGAAACAGGCGGCGATTCCACACATCCGAAGAGCAATAATTACTGCAAAGCTGCGGTTGACGATGTTCCATGCGGAGCCTGTTACGAGGTTTGTCCGAGACTCGAAGAACAGCCTTCAAGCCTTCTCGGAGATTACCTTGAAATTACTGCTGGAAAAGCCGAGTTTGATATTCCGAAAAAGCAGAGTGGAGGAGCAGTAACAGCAATTCTTGCAAACGCCCTGGATACAGGCCTTGTAGATGCTGTAGTTACGGTTACGGAAGATCCCTGGACCCTCAAGCCTCACTCAATGGTAATAACCAAAAGTGAAGCTCTTGTCGGTCAGGCAGGAAGCCGTTACAACTGGTGGGTTCCTCTTGTTTATTCCCTTAAGGAAGCGGTTGTAAACAGGAAGTACAGGAACATTGCAGTCGTTGGAGTCCCCTGCGTAGTTCAAGCAGTTCGCAAAATGCTTGAAACCGACAACCAACTTGTGGGCCCATACAAAAAATCCATTCGCTTTGTCATGGGGCTTTTCTGCACGGAAAGTTTCGACTACGAAAAACTTATTGCAGGCAAGCTGAAAAGCGAGTACGCTCTCGAACCCATGAAGGTTTGCCGCATTGACGTTAAGGGCAAGCTCGAAATCACCCTCGATGACGGTACACAGTATGTAATTCCCCTTACCGAACTTGAGGATACTACTCGCCCAGGCTGCAGTGTCTGTACGGACTTTACCGCTCTCAAGGCTGATATTTCAGCCGGCTCAGTTGGAAGCCCTGACGGCTACACCACTCTTGTTGTCCGTACTATTGTAGGACAGCACATTCTTGAAAGCGCAGTTGCTAACAAGAAATTGAGCGTTGGCGGTGAAGTAAACTTAGGGATCATTGAAAAGCTTGCAAAAAAGAAGCTTGCAAGAAAACCGGAATGAAACTACTTCAAAATATTTTTAGATGGAGCTAACAAACTCCATCTATCTTTTTTATGTTCTTTATTTGCAAACCTGGATTATGTTTATAATCATTCCCCAGGGGATTTACTATTTGAGGTAATTTCCATAACCGTTTCAAGTATTATCCCTTCTTCTTCGTCAACTAGGAAATCTACTTTTCTGACTGTATCCTCAAAGCCGGAGCGCACCCGGGTTCGGCGTAACCTTCAGGAGTTGGATGACAGGAATAAACCACGCCTACAATCGTTGCTCCTTCCCGGATGATAACATGGACAAAAGGAAAAAAGTTTCAAAGCGAAATCATTTCAGAACAAAACACCTTTTAAACAACAATTGTCCCTATAATTATCGGAGTCTCATTATCCCAATATAGATGTATAGTAGCGGTGCTCCAGCGATTCAGAGATACTGAAGTTGTTTCCTCTGCAGAACCGGTGTCTAATATAATTCTAAATGTATACTCTTTCGATTCAAAAGAACTTCTCAGATTAGACGGTTTTTCTTTTGATACTGATTCGTTTGGATGAAGTTTGTATGATTCTTTGAATACAGAGTCATTATCAGAATCCAATATTTCAACAGATATTTCATGGGTCCTGACATCATAATTTGTTAATTCAAAAAAATTAGGTAAAGCCGTACCGCCCAGAAGAAATATCAATGCATAATAACCCACAATTGCAATTATAGGTATGATCAGCAAGATGAGAAGTATTTTTCTGGTATTTTGCATTTGAAATTCCTCTATAACAGAAGGAGATTAGTAAATCTCCTTTTTAGCCAGTATTCGTTTTGTGGATAATTTTTGTTACTCTGTGAATATACTCCTGTTGATTTCTCGGATACTATTGATTGGCAATTTTGTAGTACGATCAATCAACATTTTTATACCGAGACTATCCCAAACCAATTTTATTCCCATCTCAATAAGAATTTCAGAACCTTTTCCAAAATAAGGGACTTTAATTATTATTTGAAAGTGAATATTTTTGAGTCGAATATTGAATTTTGGGATTTGCTCATGTAGAACTGAAGACTCAGTTGTATATGCCATTATTTACTGTATTTCCACAGGATTCTTTGCTGTCATGTAGATTACTCCTGTTCGTTTTCCAGGAGGCAAGAATCGAATTTTTAAGTACCATTAAAATCAGTATGTTCCTGCCTCCGGGAACGACGAGGTTCAAATTCACTCTGGGACATCCATTTAAACCCCCACAAACTACTTTTGATTAACTGTTTATATGTTTTATGACCAGATCATCAAACAATCAAGATATACATTTAAAATGTGACAATTTTTTCAGGTATTATTACATTATATGACTGATTGTTTGATACTCTGGAGAGAAATTATAAATAAACATAAAAAAATAGCATCATACTGACCCTTTCCGTATGCAAATTTCAGCCTGTCTGGTGGATGTAACATAACGTTGATTACTAATTATTTGTTGATTTGGAAGGATTAATGAAGAGGGGTTTGGAGATACATGATTGATATTAAAAATATTACACATTACATATTTTCACATACATATCTTATAATTTTTTTAATATTATTAGTACCTTCCTCAACAGCTATTGCACTCTCTAATAACATATCTTCCGATTTCAATATTCATTATAATAACACGTCAGTTACGCTTGATGTTTCAGAGACAGGGCTTGAAAACTCAACCCGAACAATATCTTCCTTTGGGGAAAGAAAAATAGGAAGTCAGAACGCTGCAGAAGCCTCTC contains these protein-coding regions:
- a CDS encoding glutamate synthase-related protein, with the translated sequence MTLGSVPSKFKVSIDRDQCMDCGRCIENCSYGVYRREGDKILIESRKCTGCLRCVAMCPRDAITLTEKPIDYRSHPLWTREVREDIIKQARSGKIILSGMGNARDLPVVYDRLLLDACQVTNPSIDPLREPMELRTYIGKKPSKLNFRKTESGDVELETKLAPNLKLNTPIMIGHMSFGAISLNAQLSMAKAVTELGTYMGTGEGGLHRDLYPYQDHMVVQVASGRFGVNIDYLERGAAIEIKIGQGAKPGIGGHLPGEKVNEEVSRTRMIPVGSDAISPAPHHDIYSIEDLVQLIRSLKEATEWKKPVFVKIAAVHNVAPIAAGIARSSADAVVIDGFRGGTGAAPKVFRDNVGIPIEVAIASVDQKLREQGVRNEISIIASGGIRSSADLAKSIALGADAVNIGTAALVALGCRVCGNCYRNLCPWGIATQRPELVSRLDPERGAVQVSNLIKGWTYELSELMGAAGINSIESLRGNRDRLRGYMLDEEMLKILDVLPAGA
- a CDS encoding glutamine amidotransferase family protein yields the protein MCGIIGFIDRTKSRMDGSSIKAALSLMNERGSGDGAGYAAYGIYPEYADYYALHVFFDDLGEPKKKVDELLQQSGEIVHQEEIPTTPQPGIKKVHIPWRYFFKPSEDLMSGKMASEKDVVTYLVMEVNSNVKGATIFSSGKNMGVFKASGWPEDVANFYRIEDYKGYIWLGHNRYPTNSPGWWGGAHPFNLLNWSVVHNGEITSYGTNQRYVEGYGYKCSLFTDTEVVAYLFDLLGRQHGLSYEMVVKALAPPFWDDIDRMPAKEAELNKAVRLTYGSALMNGPFAIVVGTENGIVGFTDRIKLRPLVVGENGNRLYISSEESAIRVLDPEVKKVYTPRAGEPIIGRFIE
- a CDS encoding Coenzyme F420 hydrogenase/dehydrogenase, beta subunit C-terminal domain codes for the protein MAEQKPISKSYLDLKSKVWDEGLCSGCGACIAVCPADALYFETGGDSTHPKSNNYCKAAVDDVPCGACYEVCPRLEEQPSSLLGDYLEITAGKAEFDIPKKQSGGAVTAILANALDTGLVDAVVTVTEDPWTLKPHSMVITKSEALVGQAGSRYNWWVPLVYSLKEAVVNRKYRNIAVVGVPCVVQAVRKMLETDNQLVGPYKKSIRFVMGLFCTESFDYEKLIAGKLKSEYALEPMKVCRIDVKGKLEITLDDGTQYVIPLTELEDTTRPGCSVCTDFTALKADISAGSVGSPDGYTTLVVRTIVGQHILESAVANKKLSVGGEVNLGIIEKLAKKKLARKPE